The genomic DNA CGCAGTCGAAGCGCACCTCGTCCTGACGGTACGCATCGGGCTGGAACTGGCAGCGGCCCATGCCCTTCAAGGCCACCACGTCGCCGGGCGCGGGCGGATCCTGGGCCAGCGCCGCGGCCGTGTCGTAGACCCGCGGCTGCGCGCCGCGCGCCCAGGCCGACGCCAGCGCGATGTCGCCATGCAGATCGCCGCCGCCGATCAGGCCCAGCGCCGCGCCGGCAAGCAGGCCGGCGAGCGCCAGCGTCACGTGCCGGCCCCAGGCCACCCGCGGGAACAGGCGCTGCTCTTCATCCACGGAAAAACGATTGCCCAGGCGCAGCACGGCATAGTCTTCCACCCGCAGGTCCACGTCGACGCGGCCGTCGTCCGGCAACTCCAGGTTGGCGCGCCAATGGTCGGGCAGCGACACCGGCACCTTGTCGCCCAGGAACAACCGGGTCGACACCGCCTGCGCGTTGGCCGGATTGGTCAGCACGATCGCGTTCAGTTCGCCGCGCACCCGGTTCACCTTCTGCGCCGCGCCCAGCGGCCGGCGGCGCCAGGTCAGCCAGATCGCCAGCAGCGCGGGCGCGGCGGCCGAGGCCAGCCACGCCATGCCGCCGCCCGCCGCGGCGACGCCCAGGCAGACGAACGCGGCCAGCCACAGCATGGCGGGCCAGAAGGCGATGCCGGCCGGACGGCGCCAGGCGATTTCGGCGGGCGTTTCCTCGCGCTGGCTCAGGATCTCGACCCGCATGGCCTCGGCGAACTCGTGCTCGGCCTGGGCGTCTGGCGCCTGGCCCGCGCCATCCGCGGTGACGGCGTCGGCATCGACCACGTTCTGCATCGCCCCCAGCTTGCCGCTGGACCATTGCTGGTTCTGTTTCTGCCGGCGCGCCTCGCGCTCGCGGCCGCCGGCCAGGTCGAATTCGCCGTTCAGCGCCACCACGATGGCGAATTTCTCCGTCATCACGACTTCGGCCTGGTTGTCCTCGCGCAGATAGTCGCGGGCGTCATAAGGCAGCACCACGTCGACGCCGCCCAGGGTGTCGTGCATGGTGGCCGCGCCGTGGCCCGATTCCAGCCCGTGGCGCACGAAGGCGCCGCGCAGCGGGAACACGCCGTCATTCAGCAGCGCGACGCTTTGGGTGGGCTTGGCGGGCCGCACCAGGAACGGCTGCACCAGCGCCTGCTCCTGCGCGCTCAGGCGCCGCAGCGGCTGGCCTTCCTGCTTGAGTTCGCGCAGCGCGCCCTTGTTGCCGCTGCGGCGCGCCATGTAGGTGATGGCGCTGATGACCGACCAGACCAGGATGATGAGCATCAGGCCGATGCGTATGGTGTTGGAATCCATTGTCCTGTTTTTCCTCTTTCCTCACGTCGCGGCGGATCATAGGCCACTATCCGTCCCGCAATTTCTTACGGCCGCATCAAAATATGACAATAATTAACAGAACAAGTAATCCGGCGGCCCGGCGTCCGCCCTTTCCGGCGTGCCGGGCGGCTGCTCGCGGGCTGCCCGCGCCCAAACTGTTTTAGAATCGCGCTCATGGAATCCCGCCTTCTCGACATCCTCGTCTGCCCCCTGTGCAAGGGCCGCCTCGAACACGACCGGACCCAGGCCGAACTGGTCTGCCGCGCCGACCGCCTGGCCTTCCCGCTGCGCGACGGCATTCCCGTCATGCTTGAATCCGAGGCGCGCTCGCTGGACGACGCCCCCGCTTCTTCCTGACCCGTCCCTATCGTGAGCTTCATCGCCCTGATTCCGGCGCGGGCCGCCTCGACCCGCCTGCCCGACAAGCCGCTGGCCGACATCGCCGGCAAGCCGATGGTGGTGCGCACCGCCGAACGCGCCGCGCAGTCCGGCGCCGCGCAGGTCTATGTCGCGACCGACGACGCGCGCGTGCAGCAGGCCGCCCAGGCCCATGGCGTGCGGGCGCTGATGACGCGCGGCGACCATCTCACCGGCACCGACCGGCTGGCCGAGGCGGTCGAACAACTCGGCCTGCCCGACGACGCCATCGTGGTCAACGTGCAGGGCGACGAGCCGCTGATCGAACCCGAACTCATCGACGCCGTGGCCGCGCGCCTGGCCGACAGCCCGCAGGCGGACATCGCCACCTGCGCCTGTCCGCTGGCGGACGCCCAGGCGCTGTTCAATCCCAACGTGGTCAAGCTGGTCTGCGCCACCGACGGCCGCGCGCTGTATTTCTCGCGCGCGCCGATCCCGTGGGCGCGTGATGCGCTGGCCGGCGGCGAGCGC from Achromobacter xylosoxidans includes the following:
- a CDS encoding IgaA/UmoB family intracellular growth attenuator; its protein translation is MDSNTIRIGLMLIILVWSVISAITYMARRSGNKGALRELKQEGQPLRRLSAQEQALVQPFLVRPAKPTQSVALLNDGVFPLRGAFVRHGLESGHGAATMHDTLGGVDVVLPYDARDYLREDNQAEVVMTEKFAIVVALNGEFDLAGGREREARRQKQNQQWSSGKLGAMQNVVDADAVTADGAGQAPDAQAEHEFAEAMRVEILSQREETPAEIAWRRPAGIAFWPAMLWLAAFVCLGVAAAGGGMAWLASAAAPALLAIWLTWRRRPLGAAQKVNRVRGELNAIVLTNPANAQAVSTRLFLGDKVPVSLPDHWRANLELPDDGRVDVDLRVEDYAVLRLGNRFSVDEEQRLFPRVAWGRHVTLALAGLLAGAALGLIGGGDLHGDIALASAWARGAQPRVYDTAAALAQDPPAPGDVVALKGMGRCQFQPDAYRQDEVRFDCERIRWQGDAIQADELRVAPAALALYSGGFLKTRPNPMMDLLVRNQIYGSMAGNPLAAYNARNVSAVTVNRVTDLVLTIELACEAATGQAIAECDRLKAETADSLMLARDEPDSWLALLRLAQGGALKQRGNADDGVIITRAANLLRGLARSSMEPQVREALARAGNDLMARQRGGVVLQVWPGRYADLPQLSPRDDMPDLLQSWVHQTAMLAADGARPFQAGGVVTAVGREASGATVVDIDARRSLDDPWPSLARVLWLALALLLVAVHVPLAALRLRAAAARKRGLAEYARRPVAARPAFF
- the kdsB gene encoding 3-deoxy-manno-octulosonate cytidylyltransferase, which produces MSFIALIPARAASTRLPDKPLADIAGKPMVVRTAERAAQSGAAQVYVATDDARVQQAAQAHGVRALMTRGDHLTGTDRLAEAVEQLGLPDDAIVVNVQGDEPLIEPELIDAVAARLADSPQADIATCACPLADAQALFNPNVVKLVCATDGRALYFSRAPIPWARDALAGGERVLAEGLPAWHHIGLYAYRVSFLRRFPTLPQGALERFESLEQLRAMEHGHVIVVHQASHPPAAGVDTPADLERVRLIYSNRI
- a CDS encoding Trm112 family protein; the encoded protein is MESRLLDILVCPLCKGRLEHDRTQAELVCRADRLAFPLRDGIPVMLESEARSLDDAPASS